One genomic region from Branchiostoma lanceolatum isolate klBraLanc5 chromosome 7, klBraLanc5.hap2, whole genome shotgun sequence encodes:
- the LOC136439100 gene encoding iroquois-class homeodomain protein IRX-4-like isoform X4, producing the protein MSSMSYAQFGYTYPSSSPLLMSSHAASCCEAGRPIMSDPHTGQAVCSCQYEGRVAGLVPPRVGEMSLSSVYGSPYAGQGYIAAFGADPSAFYSPLGNPFEAMKEGAEAWRANLQQPTAYYPYDPTLAGGAPYPYGSYAAMDGARRKNATRETTATLKAWLLEHRKNPYPTKGEKIMLAIITKMTLTQVSTWFANARRRLKKENKMTWSPRNRSGDSEGGEGSDIDGDEDTEREGRDGDRHGSDKDVEDVDLDDIDVDDDKVFEDSTNQGEESKDNEYEHKTGSSSDISPPQHRTIPTESTEDNTREIQRQRETQASSPSTNSPPPVAPKPKIWSLADTATSTGPTTRPDAPRTVVTSGLSHSLFSRHRPYDRPYDSVANFRQWVSGLNGFSQPLRMQPPSTMTLSGMYSAGSLIRSSPAGTSPLSKPADHTGAPRPSSPTAEKDPVRIGIAQHTSEHELVRTAFRPVQKR; encoded by the exons ATGTCCAGCATGTCCTACGCACAGTTCGGGTACACATACCCGTCGTCTTCTCCG TTGCTCATGTCCAGCCACGCCGCGTCGTGCTGCGAGGCCGGGCGGCCCATCATGTCGGACCCGCACACCGGCCAGGCCGTGTGCTCCTGTCAGTACGAGGGCAGGGTGGCCGGGCTGGTGCCGCCGCGGGTCGGTGAGATGTCCCTCAGCAGCGTGTACGGCTCGCCGTACGCCGGCCAGGGCTACATCGCTGCTTTCGGGGCCGATCCTTCCGCATTCTACTCTCCCTTG GGGAATCCGTTCGAGGCCATGAAGGAAGGTGCCGAGGCTTGGAGAGCGAATCTTCAGCAGCCCACCGCCTACTACCCGTACGACCCGACTCTAGCCGGCGGTGCGCCTTACCCCTACGGCAG CTATGCCGCTATGGACGGCGCGCGGAGAAAAAACGCCACCAGAGAGACCACGGCCACGCTGAAGGCCTGGCTACTGGAGCACAGGAAGAACCCGTACCCCACCAAGGGCGAGAAGATCATGCTCGCAATCATCACCAAAATGACTCTAACTCAGGTGTCCACATGGTTCGCGAACGCCAGGAGGAGACTcaagaaggaaaacaaaatgacatgGTCGCCGAGGAATAGAAGCGGGGACTCGGAAGGTGGCGAGGGGAGCGACATTGACGGGGACGAGGACACCGAGAGAGAGGGTCGCGACGGGGACAGGCACGGCAGCGACAAAG ATGTAGAGGACGTGGATTTGGACGATATTGACGTCGACGACGACAAAGTTTTCGAAGATTCCACAAACCAAGGCGAGGAAAGCAAGGACAATGAATATGAACATAAAACTGGTTCCAGTTCGGACATTTCCCCGCCGCAGCACCGCACAATTCCCACGGAGTCTACCGAGGACAACACACGTGAAatacagagacagagagaaacacAAGCGTCAAGCCCGTCCACGAACTCGCCACCCCCGGTGGCACCCAAGCCCAAAATCTGGTCGCTGGCGGACACGGCGACCAGTACCGGCCCGACGACGCGCCCGGACGCTCCCAGAACGGTCGTGACCAGCGGACTATCACACAGCTTGTTCTCCCGGCATAGACCGTACGACAGACCCTACGACTCTGTAGCCAACTTTCGGCAGTGGGTTAGCGGACTGAATGGATTTTCACAACCGCTGCGGATGCAACCGCCTTCCACTATGACTCTATCGGGAATGTACTCTGCCGGATCTTTGATTCGGAGCTCGCCGGCGGGAACCTCTCCTCTCTCCAAACCCGCCGATCACACAGGAGCGCCCAGACCGTCCTCCCCAACAGCCGAAAAAG ACCCCGTCAGGATAGGAATCGCACAGCATACTTCGGAACACGAACTGGTCAGGACAGCGTTTAGACCGGTACAAAAGAGGTAA
- the LOC136439100 gene encoding iroquois-class homeodomain protein IRX-6-like isoform X2 — protein sequence MSSMSYAQFGYTYPSSSPLLMSSHAASCCEAGRPIMSDPHTGQAVCSCQYEGRVAGLVPPRVGEMSLSSVYGSPYAGQGYIAAFGADPSAFYSPLGNPFEAMKEGAEAWRANLQQPTAYYPYDPTLAGGAPYPYGSYAAMDGARRKNATRETTATLKAWLLEHRKNPYPTKGEKIMLAIITKMTLTQVSTWFANARRRLKKENKMTWSPRNRSGDSEGGEGSDIDGDEDTEREGRDGDRHGSDKDVEDVDLDDIDVDDDKVFEDSTNQGEESKDNEYEHKTGSSSDISPPQHRTIPTESTEDNTREIQRQRETQASSPSTNSPPPVAPKPKIWSLADTATSTGPTTRPDAPRTVVTSGLSHSLFSRHRPYDRPYDSVANFRQWVSGLNGFSQPLRMQPPSTMTLSGMYSAGSLIRSSPAGTSPLSKPADHTGAPRPSSPTAEKDPVRIGIAQHTSEHELVRTAFRPVQKRCIPVQSQPREFDAAVALTSLSSR from the exons ATGTCCAGCATGTCCTACGCACAGTTCGGGTACACATACCCGTCGTCTTCTCCG TTGCTCATGTCCAGCCACGCCGCGTCGTGCTGCGAGGCCGGGCGGCCCATCATGTCGGACCCGCACACCGGCCAGGCCGTGTGCTCCTGTCAGTACGAGGGCAGGGTGGCCGGGCTGGTGCCGCCGCGGGTCGGTGAGATGTCCCTCAGCAGCGTGTACGGCTCGCCGTACGCCGGCCAGGGCTACATCGCTGCTTTCGGGGCCGATCCTTCCGCATTCTACTCTCCCTTG GGGAATCCGTTCGAGGCCATGAAGGAAGGTGCCGAGGCTTGGAGAGCGAATCTTCAGCAGCCCACCGCCTACTACCCGTACGACCCGACTCTAGCCGGCGGTGCGCCTTACCCCTACGGCAG CTATGCCGCTATGGACGGCGCGCGGAGAAAAAACGCCACCAGAGAGACCACGGCCACGCTGAAGGCCTGGCTACTGGAGCACAGGAAGAACCCGTACCCCACCAAGGGCGAGAAGATCATGCTCGCAATCATCACCAAAATGACTCTAACTCAGGTGTCCACATGGTTCGCGAACGCCAGGAGGAGACTcaagaaggaaaacaaaatgacatgGTCGCCGAGGAATAGAAGCGGGGACTCGGAAGGTGGCGAGGGGAGCGACATTGACGGGGACGAGGACACCGAGAGAGAGGGTCGCGACGGGGACAGGCACGGCAGCGACAAAG ATGTAGAGGACGTGGATTTGGACGATATTGACGTCGACGACGACAAAGTTTTCGAAGATTCCACAAACCAAGGCGAGGAAAGCAAGGACAATGAATATGAACATAAAACTGGTTCCAGTTCGGACATTTCCCCGCCGCAGCACCGCACAATTCCCACGGAGTCTACCGAGGACAACACACGTGAAatacagagacagagagaaacacAAGCGTCAAGCCCGTCCACGAACTCGCCACCCCCGGTGGCACCCAAGCCCAAAATCTGGTCGCTGGCGGACACGGCGACCAGTACCGGCCCGACGACGCGCCCGGACGCTCCCAGAACGGTCGTGACCAGCGGACTATCACACAGCTTGTTCTCCCGGCATAGACCGTACGACAGACCCTACGACTCTGTAGCCAACTTTCGGCAGTGGGTTAGCGGACTGAATGGATTTTCACAACCGCTGCGGATGCAACCGCCTTCCACTATGACTCTATCGGGAATGTACTCTGCCGGATCTTTGATTCGGAGCTCGCCGGCGGGAACCTCTCCTCTCTCCAAACCCGCCGATCACACAGGAGCGCCCAGACCGTCCTCCCCAACAGCCGAAAAAG ACCCCGTCAGGATAGGAATCGCACAGCATACTTCGGAACACGAACTGGTCAGGACAGCGTTTAGACCGGTACAAAAGAG ATGCATCCCCGTCCAATCTCAACCCCGTGAGTTTGACGCCGCCGTAGCGCTGACCAGTCTATCGTCCAGATAG
- the LOC136439100 gene encoding iroquois-class homeodomain protein IRX-4-like isoform X3, with product MSSMSYAQFGYTYPSSSPLLMSSHAASCCEAGRPIMSDPHTGQAVCSCQYEGRVAGLVPPRVGEMSLSSVYGSPYAGQGYIAAFGADPSAFYSPLGNPFEAMKEGAEAWRANLQQPTAYYPYDPTLAGGAPYPYGSYAAMDGARRKNATRETTATLKAWLLEHRKNPYPTKGEKIMLAIITKMTLTQVSTWFANARRRLKKENKMTWSPRNRSGDSEGGEGSDIDGDEDTEREGRDGDRHGSDKDVEDVDLDDIDVDDDKVFEDSTNQGEESKDNEYEHKTGSSSDISPPQHRTIPTESTEDNTREIQRQRETQASSPSTNSPPPVAPKPKIWSLADTATSTGPTTRPDAPRTVVTSGLSHSLFSRHRPYDRPYDSVANFRQWVSGLNGFSQPLRMQPPSTMTLSGMYSAGSLIRSSPAGTSPLSKPADHTGAPRPSSPTAEKVDPVRIGIAQHTSEHELVRTAFRPVQKR from the exons ATGTCCAGCATGTCCTACGCACAGTTCGGGTACACATACCCGTCGTCTTCTCCG TTGCTCATGTCCAGCCACGCCGCGTCGTGCTGCGAGGCCGGGCGGCCCATCATGTCGGACCCGCACACCGGCCAGGCCGTGTGCTCCTGTCAGTACGAGGGCAGGGTGGCCGGGCTGGTGCCGCCGCGGGTCGGTGAGATGTCCCTCAGCAGCGTGTACGGCTCGCCGTACGCCGGCCAGGGCTACATCGCTGCTTTCGGGGCCGATCCTTCCGCATTCTACTCTCCCTTG GGGAATCCGTTCGAGGCCATGAAGGAAGGTGCCGAGGCTTGGAGAGCGAATCTTCAGCAGCCCACCGCCTACTACCCGTACGACCCGACTCTAGCCGGCGGTGCGCCTTACCCCTACGGCAG CTATGCCGCTATGGACGGCGCGCGGAGAAAAAACGCCACCAGAGAGACCACGGCCACGCTGAAGGCCTGGCTACTGGAGCACAGGAAGAACCCGTACCCCACCAAGGGCGAGAAGATCATGCTCGCAATCATCACCAAAATGACTCTAACTCAGGTGTCCACATGGTTCGCGAACGCCAGGAGGAGACTcaagaaggaaaacaaaatgacatgGTCGCCGAGGAATAGAAGCGGGGACTCGGAAGGTGGCGAGGGGAGCGACATTGACGGGGACGAGGACACCGAGAGAGAGGGTCGCGACGGGGACAGGCACGGCAGCGACAAAG ATGTAGAGGACGTGGATTTGGACGATATTGACGTCGACGACGACAAAGTTTTCGAAGATTCCACAAACCAAGGCGAGGAAAGCAAGGACAATGAATATGAACATAAAACTGGTTCCAGTTCGGACATTTCCCCGCCGCAGCACCGCACAATTCCCACGGAGTCTACCGAGGACAACACACGTGAAatacagagacagagagaaacacAAGCGTCAAGCCCGTCCACGAACTCGCCACCCCCGGTGGCACCCAAGCCCAAAATCTGGTCGCTGGCGGACACGGCGACCAGTACCGGCCCGACGACGCGCCCGGACGCTCCCAGAACGGTCGTGACCAGCGGACTATCACACAGCTTGTTCTCCCGGCATAGACCGTACGACAGACCCTACGACTCTGTAGCCAACTTTCGGCAGTGGGTTAGCGGACTGAATGGATTTTCACAACCGCTGCGGATGCAACCGCCTTCCACTATGACTCTATCGGGAATGTACTCTGCCGGATCTTTGATTCGGAGCTCGCCGGCGGGAACCTCTCCTCTCTCCAAACCCGCCGATCACACAGGAGCGCCCAGACCGTCCTCCCCAACAGCCGAAAAAG TAGACCCCGTCAGGATAGGAATCGCACAGCATACTTCGGAACACGAACTGGTCAGGACAGCGTTTAGACCGGTACAAAAGAGGTAA
- the LOC136439100 gene encoding iroquois-class homeodomain protein IRX-6-like isoform X1, translated as MSSMSYAQFGYTYPSSSPLLMSSHAASCCEAGRPIMSDPHTGQAVCSCQYEGRVAGLVPPRVGEMSLSSVYGSPYAGQGYIAAFGADPSAFYSPLGNPFEAMKEGAEAWRANLQQPTAYYPYDPTLAGGAPYPYGSYAAMDGARRKNATRETTATLKAWLLEHRKNPYPTKGEKIMLAIITKMTLTQVSTWFANARRRLKKENKMTWSPRNRSGDSEGGEGSDIDGDEDTEREGRDGDRHGSDKDVEDVDLDDIDVDDDKVFEDSTNQGEESKDNEYEHKTGSSSDISPPQHRTIPTESTEDNTREIQRQRETQASSPSTNSPPPVAPKPKIWSLADTATSTGPTTRPDAPRTVVTSGLSHSLFSRHRPYDRPYDSVANFRQWVSGLNGFSQPLRMQPPSTMTLSGMYSAGSLIRSSPAGTSPLSKPADHTGAPRPSSPTAEKVDPVRIGIAQHTSEHELVRTAFRPVQKRCIPVQSQPREFDAAVALTSLSSR; from the exons ATGTCCAGCATGTCCTACGCACAGTTCGGGTACACATACCCGTCGTCTTCTCCG TTGCTCATGTCCAGCCACGCCGCGTCGTGCTGCGAGGCCGGGCGGCCCATCATGTCGGACCCGCACACCGGCCAGGCCGTGTGCTCCTGTCAGTACGAGGGCAGGGTGGCCGGGCTGGTGCCGCCGCGGGTCGGTGAGATGTCCCTCAGCAGCGTGTACGGCTCGCCGTACGCCGGCCAGGGCTACATCGCTGCTTTCGGGGCCGATCCTTCCGCATTCTACTCTCCCTTG GGGAATCCGTTCGAGGCCATGAAGGAAGGTGCCGAGGCTTGGAGAGCGAATCTTCAGCAGCCCACCGCCTACTACCCGTACGACCCGACTCTAGCCGGCGGTGCGCCTTACCCCTACGGCAG CTATGCCGCTATGGACGGCGCGCGGAGAAAAAACGCCACCAGAGAGACCACGGCCACGCTGAAGGCCTGGCTACTGGAGCACAGGAAGAACCCGTACCCCACCAAGGGCGAGAAGATCATGCTCGCAATCATCACCAAAATGACTCTAACTCAGGTGTCCACATGGTTCGCGAACGCCAGGAGGAGACTcaagaaggaaaacaaaatgacatgGTCGCCGAGGAATAGAAGCGGGGACTCGGAAGGTGGCGAGGGGAGCGACATTGACGGGGACGAGGACACCGAGAGAGAGGGTCGCGACGGGGACAGGCACGGCAGCGACAAAG ATGTAGAGGACGTGGATTTGGACGATATTGACGTCGACGACGACAAAGTTTTCGAAGATTCCACAAACCAAGGCGAGGAAAGCAAGGACAATGAATATGAACATAAAACTGGTTCCAGTTCGGACATTTCCCCGCCGCAGCACCGCACAATTCCCACGGAGTCTACCGAGGACAACACACGTGAAatacagagacagagagaaacacAAGCGTCAAGCCCGTCCACGAACTCGCCACCCCCGGTGGCACCCAAGCCCAAAATCTGGTCGCTGGCGGACACGGCGACCAGTACCGGCCCGACGACGCGCCCGGACGCTCCCAGAACGGTCGTGACCAGCGGACTATCACACAGCTTGTTCTCCCGGCATAGACCGTACGACAGACCCTACGACTCTGTAGCCAACTTTCGGCAGTGGGTTAGCGGACTGAATGGATTTTCACAACCGCTGCGGATGCAACCGCCTTCCACTATGACTCTATCGGGAATGTACTCTGCCGGATCTTTGATTCGGAGCTCGCCGGCGGGAACCTCTCCTCTCTCCAAACCCGCCGATCACACAGGAGCGCCCAGACCGTCCTCCCCAACAGCCGAAAAAG TAGACCCCGTCAGGATAGGAATCGCACAGCATACTTCGGAACACGAACTGGTCAGGACAGCGTTTAGACCGGTACAAAAGAG ATGCATCCCCGTCCAATCTCAACCCCGTGAGTTTGACGCCGCCGTAGCGCTGACCAGTCTATCGTCCAGATAG